A stretch of Telopea speciosissima isolate NSW1024214 ecotype Mountain lineage chromosome 11, Tspe_v1, whole genome shotgun sequence DNA encodes these proteins:
- the LOC122644902 gene encoding putative disease resistance protein At1g50180, which translates to MAASIALNVLDSLCQVIVKEADLFLVVEDQVKTLGDQLKLMGSFLRDVERAESQEHVAMEELVIQIRDLTYEAEDIIEKYLVVARQSAFGFDRWNSKFNRLFTKSDFGRKFEAIRKQIEEICANKFGGTEKQQKKGSYVADNADVVGFHSDIEMLVPRLIEGGTPRAVVPIVGVGGLGKTTLAKKVFNLVMRIIEVKEIEKKFSDFLKYKKYLIVLDDIWRTDVQPKEKLELNLLGRNPQKKIENSFTGIIEVKEIEKRLSDFLKYKKYLIVLDDIWRTDVLEDLAPHFPDDNNGSGLHSRLRHLMLLRFTA; encoded by the exons ATGGCAGCTTCGATTGCTTTGAATGTCTTAGATAGCCTGTGCCAAGTGATTGTGAAAGAAGCAGATTTGTTTCTTGTAGTGGAAGATCAGGTCAAGACCCTTGGAGACCAGCTCAAACTTATGGGTTCTTTCCTCAGAGAtgtagagagagcagagagTCAAGAACATGTTGCAATGGAGGAATTGGTTATCCAAATTAGGGATTTAACCTATGAAGCTGAGGACATCATTGAGAAATACTTGGTGGTTGCAAGGCAAAGTGCATTTGGCTTTGATCGTTGGAATTCCAAATTCAATAGATTATTCACTAAGAGTGATTTTGGAAGAAAGTTTGAAGCCATCAGAAAACAAATTGAGGAAATTTGTGCAAACAAGTTTGGTGGAACTGAAAAACAACAGAA GAAAGGTTCCTATGTTGCAGACAATGCTGATGTGGTAGGATTCCACAGTGACATTGAAATGCTGGTTCCACGATTGATTGAAGGAGGAACACCGCGTGCTGTCGTACCAATTGTCGGAGTTGGTGGCTTAGGTAAGACTACTTTGGCCAAGAAAGTCTTTAACCTTGTAATGA GGATCATAGAAGTgaaggaaatagaaaagaagttttCAGACTTCCTCAAGTACAAGAAGTACTTAATAGTCTTGGATGATATATGGAGAACTGATGTTCAGCCAAAAGAGAAACTGGAGTTGAACTTG CTGGGAAGAAACCCTCaaaagaagattgaaaattCTTTTACAGGGATCATAGAAGTGAAGGAAATAGAAAAGAGGCTTTCAGACTTCCTCAAGTACAAGAAGTACTTAATAGTGTTGGATGATATATGGAGAACTGATGTCTTGGAGGATTTGGCTCCACACTTTCCTGATGATAACAATGGAAGTGGGTTACATTCAAGGCTACGGCACTTGATGTTGCTCAGATTTACTGCTTGA